The Brassica napus cultivar Da-Ae chromosome C1, Da-Ae, whole genome shotgun sequence DNA segment TTTCACACACAAATTAAAAGAACAAGGTCGGCTTCGCCGGTAGCATTTTCTCGCCTCCAATTTTCATCAACTACACAATCTCAATTCACCACAAATTACTTTTATTCTCTCCCTTATCAATCATTATTTCTGAATAATCATTCGGCTCTTTGTTGCTGTTTTTCTTTGTTGATGTTATTGGACTGCATCCCATTTTTTCCCCGCAGACTAATGATTAcgattctaaaaaatatttgaatattgaatacataatattaaaatatacgaaTCTATCCTCCGCCTCCGCTGCATATACCGGTTAAGGAAACCGGGAATCTACAAAGTGCCGTAACCGCCGGCGTACCTTCTCCGCTAACAACCTCAGCTGAAGCCGGAGGAAGAACCCTCCCGTCAGCGAACAACGCTCTTTCCGCCACCGCCGGCTGCTGTTCCCTATAACGCGCCACCGCACCCTCTAGCTCCGCCTCGGCGGAGCCATATACAGCTTCTTCTCCAGACCTCCTTTCCACCTCCAAATACTCTCCGAGCGATGACCGTCTGCATTCTCCGGACCCACGGTGCATCCCGTTTCCggcgtcgtcgtcgtcgtctcggCAAAAGCGCCACCACTTGCGACGGCGATGCCGCTCAGCCGAGTTCGGATGAGGACGCTTCCTCAGGTTGCGTCTTGTTGCGTTGGAGCTGGTGGCACGTGAGATTGAGATGGAGGGAGACACGTGGCGGTGAGAAGAAGCTCTGAATGGCATCATCGGCATGGTTGCTGTGAAACTAAACCCCATAAGCGTTCCAAGTGTGATGCTTCTGTCATGGAAGAAGGATCCTGTCGACTAATATCAACATCGCCAATTCAAAACTCAATCAAGACTTCGAACTAATCAAAGTTCAATTTAAGATGTATAATTtagttttgtaataaaaatatgatattttcaagGGATTTATGGAAAATAAAGCTTAAtctatttgatttaaaatttatagaaactGACCTCTGTATCAAGATCGGAGGAAGAGACGGAGGAGATTGTGGGAGAAGGTGGAACCTGGTTGCGTG contains these protein-coding regions:
- the LOC111207145 gene encoding uncharacterized protein At3g17950-like, whose amino-acid sequence is MQDPRNQVPPSPTISSVSSSDLDTESTGSFFHDRSITLGTLMGFSFTATMPMMPFRASSHRHVSPSISISRATSSNATRRNLRKRPHPNSAERHRRRKWWRFCRDDDDDAGNGMHRGSGECRRSSLGEYLEVERRSGEEAVYGSAEAELEGAVARYREQQPAVAERALFADGRVLPPASAEVVSGEGTPAVTALCRFPVSLTGICSGGGG